Proteins co-encoded in one Acidobacteriota bacterium genomic window:
- a CDS encoding DHA2 family efflux MFS transporter permease subunit, with product MSSAAATSSIGIPAVWKPHHNPWAVALTVTLATFMEVLDTSIANVALPHMAGTLGASQEEATWVLTSYLVSSAVVLPISGWLSNRFGRKRFYMACVALFTICSLLCGIAQTLPFLVFARILQGAGGGGLAPSEQAILADTFPIEKRGQAFAVYGMAVVVAPAIGPTLGGWITDNFNWHWIFFINLPVGLLSLYLSNRMVEDPPHLNARMIEARREKVDFFGLGLVAAGVGFLEFTLDKGQEKDWFGSPMIVTFAALATVLLIIFAIWEWNHSHPIVDLKLLRNRNFGTAVFLQLILGMVLFGSTVLIPQYLQILLGYTAERAGMVLSPAGFVMMIMMAIAGRTLGKGDPRLMVTLGYIATAAGIYNLTRLDLNTSFGTVTLWRMLQVIGLPFIFIPISTLNYVGVPASKTNQISSLSNFARNLGGSVGTALLTTFIARTAQVHQTALAANVVQGSPQYRMYIASVTHQLMAHGMSAAQASQLAVGRAYQQMLRQASMLSYKNAFFVLSVIILCLAPLPFIMRLPDKRSKPDPEALGGH from the coding sequence ATGTCTTCGGCCGCGGCCACATCCTCGATCGGCATTCCAGCCGTCTGGAAGCCCCACCACAATCCGTGGGCGGTTGCCCTCACTGTCACGCTGGCAACGTTTATGGAGGTCCTCGATACCTCCATCGCAAACGTCGCACTGCCCCATATGGCCGGGACCCTTGGGGCCAGCCAGGAAGAGGCCACCTGGGTCCTGACCAGCTACCTCGTCTCAAGCGCTGTCGTCCTCCCCATCTCGGGATGGCTCTCCAATCGTTTTGGACGCAAGCGCTTTTACATGGCGTGTGTCGCTCTCTTTACGATCTGCTCTCTTCTTTGCGGCATTGCACAAACGCTTCCCTTCCTCGTCTTCGCGCGCATCTTGCAGGGCGCCGGCGGAGGAGGCCTCGCTCCCAGCGAGCAGGCCATCCTGGCCGACACCTTTCCGATTGAAAAGCGTGGCCAGGCATTCGCCGTCTACGGCATGGCCGTCGTCGTAGCACCCGCAATCGGCCCAACTCTCGGAGGCTGGATCACCGACAATTTCAACTGGCACTGGATCTTCTTCATCAACCTTCCCGTCGGCCTGCTCTCGCTCTATCTCTCCAACCGCATGGTCGAAGATCCGCCGCATCTCAACGCGCGCATGATCGAAGCCCGCCGCGAGAAGGTCGACTTCTTCGGCCTCGGCCTCGTCGCCGCAGGTGTAGGTTTCCTCGAGTTCACGCTCGATAAAGGGCAGGAAAAGGACTGGTTCGGTTCGCCAATGATCGTAACTTTTGCCGCTCTCGCTACCGTTCTGCTCATCATCTTCGCCATCTGGGAGTGGAACCACTCCCATCCCATCGTCGACCTCAAGCTGCTCCGTAACCGAAACTTCGGAACAGCCGTCTTCCTGCAACTTATCCTCGGCATGGTCCTCTTCGGCAGCACCGTTCTCATTCCCCAATACCTCCAGATACTGCTTGGCTATACTGCCGAGCGCGCCGGAATGGTATTGTCACCGGCTGGCTTCGTCATGATGATCATGATGGCAATCGCCGGACGCACGCTTGGAAAAGGTGATCCCCGCCTGATGGTCACCCTTGGTTACATCGCAACAGCCGCCGGAATCTACAACCTAACGCGACTTGACCTTAATACCAGCTTCGGGACCGTTACCCTCTGGCGCATGCTTCAGGTTATCGGCCTTCCCTTCATCTTCATCCCCATCAGTACACTCAATTACGTCGGCGTACCCGCGAGTAAAACCAACCAGATATCCAGCCTGTCGAACTTTGCCCGCAACCTGGGTGGCAGCGTAGGCACAGCGCTTCTCACCACCTTCATCGCACGAACCGCCCAGGTGCACCAGACTGCGCTCGCCGCAAACGTCGTTCAGGGCAGCCCGCAATACCGCATGTACATCGCTAGCGTCACGCATCAACTCATGGCCCACGGCATGTCCGCCGCCCAGGCCTCTCAACTCGCTGTTGGCCGCGCCTATCAGCAGATGTTGCGTCAGGCTTCCATGCTGAGCTACAAGAACGCCTTCTTCGTGCTCTCTGTTATCATCCTGTGCCTCGCGCCGCTACCCTTCATCATGCGCCTGCCCGACAAGCGTTCCAAGCCCGACCCCGAAGCCCTCGGTGGCCACTAG
- a CDS encoding ATP-binding cassette domain-containing protein has protein sequence MADERQREDGLTHVPDDGGNVSSADNTSSLTSDISSDVAPVVEEFMGQAAQQNEAAADAVLDIHENPRPYISFEHVWKSFGKFVVLEDVSFCVMPGETLCILGRSGVGKSVSLQMLMGFLKPDSGTIRVAGDDIAGYTESEMQAIRRKVTMVFQNGALFDSISVGENVAFPLRERGDLSEEQILQVVKGLLEMVGVAGMENLLPSDLSTGMKRSVAIARALAAQPEAILYDEPTTMVDPLMAHLLGDLIERLKQQLHLTSIVVTHDMRFAKKLADRVVFLHAGKAHFFGTMQEMEESDDPVLKEFLTLDELVVPVV, from the coding sequence ATGGCGGACGAGAGACAACGAGAGGATGGCTTGACGCATGTGCCGGACGACGGGGGGAACGTGTCGTCTGCTGACAACACGTCTTCGTTGACATCGGACATCTCGTCGGATGTCGCTCCTGTAGTGGAAGAGTTTATGGGACAGGCGGCGCAGCAGAATGAAGCTGCCGCCGACGCCGTGTTGGACATCCACGAGAATCCTCGTCCGTATATTTCGTTTGAGCACGTATGGAAGTCATTTGGGAAGTTTGTTGTCCTGGAGGATGTCAGCTTTTGCGTGATGCCGGGGGAGACCCTTTGTATTCTTGGCCGCAGCGGAGTTGGAAAATCGGTTTCGTTGCAGATGCTCATGGGGTTTCTCAAGCCCGATAGCGGAACGATTCGAGTGGCAGGCGACGATATTGCCGGGTATACCGAGTCGGAGATGCAGGCAATCCGACGCAAGGTCACGATGGTTTTCCAAAATGGAGCGCTGTTCGATTCAATCTCTGTTGGTGAAAATGTGGCGTTTCCTCTAAGAGAGAGAGGCGACCTTAGCGAAGAGCAGATATTACAGGTCGTTAAAGGGCTGCTTGAGATGGTTGGCGTTGCGGGGATGGAGAACCTTCTGCCCTCAGACCTTTCTACAGGGATGAAGCGTTCGGTTGCTATTGCGAGGGCATTAGCGGCGCAGCCTGAGGCAATATTGTATGACGAGCCCACAACGATGGTTGATCCGTTGATGGCCCACCTGCTAGGTGACCTTATTGAGCGGCTGAAGCAACAGTTGCATCTGACCAGTATTGTTGTGACGCACGATATGCGTTTTGCCAAAAAGCTGGCGGACCGCGTCGTTTTTCTGCATGCGGGAAAAGCCCACTTTTTTGGAACGATGCAGGAGATGGAAGAGAGCGACGACCCGGTTCTGAAGGAGTTTCTGACCTTAGACGAACTTGTTGTTCCTGTTGTTTAA
- a CDS encoding NAD+ synthase — MKIALAQINPTVGDFTGNTKKILEFAERAAEQGVDLAVFPELAICGYPPADFLEKQAFVDQAVQALHELTDWTAAGNRPQLLVGTVLPADGPVGKRVRNVAALLRGGKVAFIQQKMLLPFYDVFDEQRYFEPASSQALIDLDGSPIAITICEDAWNDKNFWPRQLYPVDPVDALMQQGAADNAPRMILNISASPYWQGKPAVRQQMLAAIAKRHRAYVLMANQVGGNDGLVFDGSSIVLSPEGDVIARGACFEEDMVIVDTEAVSQATTAACDDTAEIWQALVLGTRDYVRKCGFSKVLVGLSGGIDSALVAVIAVEALGAENVVGVGMPTEYSSLGSIEDARSLAKNLGIRFELLPIHDVFAQFQSVLAPLFQGTAFGLAEENLQPRIRGTLLMALSNKFGALVLTTGNKSEMAVGYCTLYGDMVGALAVIGDVYKTRVYALSRYANRAKEIIPRNTLEKPPSAELRPGQLDTDSLPPYNLLDPILEAYVERYLSAEEIAREQNVDEGLVQSVLTLVERSEYKRQQAAPVLKVTQKSFGTGRRFPIAVKVQV; from the coding sequence GTGAAGATAGCTCTGGCGCAGATCAACCCCACCGTTGGCGACTTTACCGGAAATACGAAAAAGATACTTGAGTTTGCTGAGCGCGCAGCGGAGCAGGGCGTCGATCTTGCCGTGTTCCCCGAGCTTGCGATATGCGGATATCCTCCGGCTGATTTTCTTGAAAAGCAGGCGTTTGTCGATCAAGCGGTACAGGCTTTGCATGAGCTCACGGACTGGACAGCAGCAGGTAATCGCCCTCAACTGCTTGTAGGTACAGTGCTGCCGGCGGATGGGCCTGTGGGGAAGCGTGTGCGCAATGTTGCGGCGTTGCTAAGGGGAGGCAAGGTTGCTTTTATTCAACAGAAGATGCTGCTGCCGTTTTATGACGTCTTCGACGAACAGCGCTACTTTGAACCTGCTTCGTCGCAGGCGTTGATTGATCTGGACGGCAGCCCAATCGCTATTACGATCTGCGAGGATGCGTGGAATGATAAGAACTTCTGGCCGCGCCAGCTCTATCCGGTTGATCCTGTCGATGCGTTGATGCAACAAGGAGCGGCCGACAACGCGCCGCGAATGATCCTCAACATCTCTGCTTCTCCGTACTGGCAAGGGAAGCCTGCCGTACGGCAGCAAATGCTGGCGGCGATCGCTAAACGCCATAGAGCTTATGTATTGATGGCAAATCAGGTTGGAGGCAACGACGGCCTGGTGTTTGACGGTTCTTCGATTGTACTTTCGCCCGAGGGAGATGTTATAGCACGCGGCGCGTGTTTCGAAGAGGACATGGTTATCGTTGACACGGAAGCTGTTTCACAGGCAACGACCGCGGCTTGTGACGATACGGCAGAGATCTGGCAGGCGTTGGTCCTTGGGACACGGGACTATGTGAGAAAGTGCGGTTTCAGCAAGGTGCTAGTTGGTCTGAGCGGAGGTATCGATTCGGCTCTGGTAGCCGTGATCGCGGTTGAAGCACTTGGTGCGGAGAATGTGGTTGGGGTGGGCATGCCGACGGAGTATTCGTCGCTTGGCTCAATTGAAGATGCGCGAAGCCTGGCGAAGAATCTTGGGATACGGTTTGAATTACTGCCGATTCACGATGTCTTTGCCCAGTTTCAGTCTGTGCTGGCACCGCTTTTTCAAGGGACGGCTTTTGGGCTTGCAGAGGAAAACCTTCAGCCGCGAATTCGTGGCACGCTGCTGATGGCGCTTTCTAACAAGTTTGGCGCGCTGGTACTGACGACCGGTAATAAGAGCGAGATGGCTGTGGGCTACTGCACTCTGTATGGCGACATGGTGGGTGCACTGGCTGTGATTGGTGACGTCTACAAGACACGGGTCTACGCTTTGTCACGATATGCCAACAGGGCGAAAGAGATTATTCCGCGCAATACGCTGGAAAAGCCTCCTTCGGCGGAGCTGCGTCCGGGGCAGCTCGATACGGACTCGCTTCCACCCTACAATCTTCTCGACCCGATCCTTGAGGCGTATGTTGAGCGGTATCTTTCAGCAGAAGAGATCGCGCGCGAACAGAACGTGGATGAAGGGTTGGTGCAGTCGGTGCTTACGTTGGTTGAGCGGAGCGAATACAAACGTCAGCAGGCCGCTCCCGTCTTAAAGGTGACGCAGAAGTCGTTCGGCACTGGGCGAAGATTTCCCATAGCCGTTAAAGTTCAGGTTTAA
- a CDS encoding class I SAM-dependent methyltransferase — MSSTPPISQQSWDTKAYAANGRFVANLATAVVQMLDPRHAEHILDLGCGDGALTAQLASTGATVIGVDNSPSMLEAARARGLRVEHHSADVLPYHHQFDAVFSNAALHWLSEDRHPALLAGVHRALKPGGRFIAEMGGQGNIAAIRTALSAALAPYGIDTETAAASFYPSPAVYRHLLEQAGFTVESIELIPRPTPLPNGMEAWLTTFRNGVLDQLATNHRTQAIAHTVSLLEPVLRDGHGNWTADYVRLRFAAKS, encoded by the coding sequence ATGAGCTCAACTCCGCCCATTTCTCAACAAAGCTGGGACACCAAAGCCTACGCAGCCAACGGGCGCTTCGTTGCCAACCTCGCTACGGCAGTCGTGCAGATGCTTGACCCACGGCACGCAGAACACATCCTCGACCTCGGTTGCGGCGATGGCGCGCTCACTGCACAGTTGGCTTCTACTGGCGCTACCGTCATCGGAGTCGACAACTCTCCATCCATGCTCGAGGCTGCTCGCGCTCGCGGACTCCGCGTTGAACATCACAGCGCCGACGTTCTTCCCTACCATCATCAGTTCGACGCGGTCTTCTCCAATGCAGCCCTTCATTGGCTCTCGGAAGACCGTCATCCTGCACTGCTCGCTGGAGTACACCGCGCACTCAAGCCTGGAGGCCGGTTCATCGCCGAGATGGGTGGTCAGGGCAACATTGCCGCAATCCGGACCGCCCTCTCCGCCGCCCTGGCACCTTACGGCATCGACACCGAGACCGCTGCCGCATCGTTCTACCCTTCGCCTGCCGTCTATCGCCATCTCCTCGAACAGGCAGGATTTACCGTCGAATCGATCGAGCTTATTCCTCGTCCTACACCACTCCCGAATGGGATGGAGGCATGGCTTACAACCTTTCGAAACGGCGTACTCGATCAACTGGCCACAAACCATCGAACCCAGGCAATCGCGCATACTGTCTCCCTGCTTGAACCGGTTCTGCGCGACGGCCACGGCAACTGGACAGCCGACTATGTAAGGCTCAGATTCGCCGCAAAGTCATAG
- a CDS encoding MarR family transcriptional regulator, with product MGKEEAERRYGETRRAIQGMKRILLRFRAQMDEQLRPQRVTIAQMQVLFAIRSAPGSSGAQLARSCYITPQTTQALLKHLERGGFIVRGKHAINDRIVTASVTPAGERLVKSVEKEAAVLQEKIWKGISDRELMQINGLLERCLENLGGIDEAMSA from the coding sequence GTGGGAAAAGAAGAAGCAGAGCGAAGGTACGGCGAGACGCGGCGGGCAATCCAGGGAATGAAGCGCATCTTGCTGAGGTTTCGCGCGCAGATGGACGAGCAGCTTCGCCCGCAGCGGGTGACGATTGCTCAGATGCAGGTTCTGTTCGCCATCCGCAGCGCTCCGGGCAGCTCAGGCGCGCAACTGGCTCGGTCGTGCTACATCACACCCCAGACGACGCAGGCGTTATTGAAGCACCTGGAGCGGGGCGGTTTTATCGTGCGCGGCAAGCATGCGATCAACGACCGGATCGTGACGGCGAGTGTGACTCCAGCGGGGGAGAGGCTGGTGAAGTCGGTGGAGAAGGAGGCGGCGGTCCTACAAGAGAAGATTTGGAAGGGAATCTCGGATCGCGAGCTTATGCAGATCAATGGGTTGCTGGAGCGGTGCCTGGAGAACCTTGGCGGTATAGACGAGGCGATGTCTGCATAG
- a CDS encoding molybdenum cofactor guanylyltransferase encodes MSGLLENFAAYILAGGRSTRMGQDKAMLELAGRPLVEHAVRKLRSITPDVCILSGNPAMARFAPPVADLHVNCGPLGGIEAALSDSKKHWVLIVPVDTPFVPAALLRYWANDVLRRRDARVSLFAVDGAVQPALCLVHRDLASYVRESLEAGRLKLFPELKGAAEQLATRMDARIEDVLLVRKWDEEAAAKFLKELESAGSDGAITAAQRVALPVWFSNLNTPDEFTDVERYADALEEQSRY; translated from the coding sequence ATGAGCGGCTTGCTGGAGAATTTTGCAGCGTACATTCTTGCAGGCGGCCGCAGTACGCGCATGGGCCAGGATAAGGCGATGCTTGAGTTGGCCGGGAGGCCGCTGGTGGAACATGCAGTAAGAAAGCTGCGAAGCATTACTCCCGATGTTTGCATTTTGAGCGGCAACCCTGCGATGGCAAGGTTTGCGCCGCCGGTTGCCGATCTTCATGTGAACTGTGGACCTTTGGGGGGGATTGAAGCGGCGCTCTCAGATTCAAAAAAACATTGGGTGTTGATTGTGCCGGTGGATACGCCATTTGTTCCAGCAGCTCTGCTGAGGTATTGGGCGAACGATGTTTTGCGGCGCAGAGATGCGCGGGTCTCTCTGTTTGCTGTAGACGGCGCGGTACAGCCGGCGCTCTGTCTTGTGCATCGCGATCTTGCTTCTTATGTGCGGGAGTCATTGGAGGCAGGCAGGTTGAAGCTTTTTCCGGAGCTTAAGGGTGCGGCGGAGCAGTTGGCTACAAGGATGGACGCGAGGATTGAAGACGTGTTGCTTGTACGGAAATGGGATGAGGAAGCGGCGGCAAAATTCTTGAAAGAACTTGAAAGCGCGGGCAGCGATGGCGCTATCACCGCGGCGCAACGAGTAGCCCTGCCGGTGTGGTTTTCCAATCTCAACACTCCTGATGAGTTTACCGACGTGGAACGATATGCTGACGCTCTTGAGGAGCAATCCAGATATTGA
- a CDS encoding sugar transferase — MATPDYLQQVIVSGHRTRGHSVSRFGVFRRPSVTSLVWASLDLMTVLLAAILALRLNAAVPAGVQTFTAATPHVIQASPRALVLYLCWFAGCVVFLTRSYGLYGQIQHRSGLHEQRMTIQGVLTSGLLLCGALYLFEGAAISRAVVMSTVVLSTVLLCVRRALWRRIVYRRCREGIQTRNVMIVGAGRVAHALRNHLDSLEHLGFRFKGFVALTEREAESGDADVIGDVRNCVSLARSLFVDEIFFSVPGDKKLVIGMVEEARQAGIDVRVVPDLYDGLAWNAPVEYIGQFPTIPLHRRDFPIGAFLFKRVLDITVSSIALVVLSPLMLAIAIAVRLDSDGAIFYRAQRIGRKGRTFTCYKFRTMVANADKLKEQLAHMNERDSVLFKIANDPRVTRMGAFLRKYSLDELPQFYNVLRGDMSVVGPRPPIANEVEQYDLSHLRRLNVLPGITGLWQVEARQDPSFDSYISLDTAYVENWSLWLDMKILARTIGVVFSGTGS, encoded by the coding sequence ATGGCGACACCAGATTACCTCCAGCAAGTTATCGTCTCGGGACACAGAACGCGAGGTCATAGCGTATCCAGGTTTGGAGTTTTCCGCCGGCCATCGGTGACAAGCCTGGTCTGGGCTTCGCTGGATCTGATGACAGTATTGCTGGCTGCCATTCTTGCGTTACGTTTGAATGCTGCGGTTCCAGCGGGCGTACAGACATTCACGGCTGCTACGCCGCATGTGATTCAAGCATCCCCCCGCGCTCTGGTCCTTTATCTATGCTGGTTTGCTGGCTGCGTCGTATTTCTGACCAGATCTTACGGTTTGTATGGACAGATCCAGCACCGTAGCGGCCTCCATGAACAGCGCATGACAATTCAAGGGGTACTAACCTCGGGGCTGCTTCTCTGCGGGGCCCTCTATCTATTTGAAGGTGCGGCGATTTCGCGCGCCGTAGTTATGTCGACGGTGGTGCTTTCGACGGTATTGCTGTGTGTACGGCGCGCGCTATGGCGACGCATCGTCTATCGCCGCTGCCGGGAAGGTATTCAAACGCGTAACGTTATGATCGTCGGCGCAGGGCGTGTGGCCCATGCGCTGAGGAACCACCTCGACTCATTGGAGCATCTGGGGTTTCGCTTCAAGGGTTTTGTTGCTCTAACCGAGCGCGAGGCTGAGAGTGGCGATGCCGACGTGATTGGCGATGTGCGCAACTGCGTATCGCTGGCACGCTCGCTCTTTGTGGATGAGATATTTTTCTCCGTTCCAGGTGACAAGAAACTGGTTATCGGCATGGTGGAAGAAGCACGGCAGGCTGGAATTGACGTGCGTGTTGTGCCTGACCTTTACGACGGTCTGGCATGGAATGCTCCCGTGGAATATATCGGGCAGTTCCCAACGATTCCGCTCCATCGCAGGGACTTTCCGATTGGAGCATTTTTGTTCAAGCGCGTACTCGATATCACCGTATCTTCGATTGCGCTCGTTGTACTTTCGCCGCTGATGCTGGCGATCGCCATTGCAGTCAGATTGGATTCCGATGGCGCCATCTTTTACCGTGCACAACGCATAGGGAGGAAAGGCCGGACCTTCACCTGCTATAAGTTCCGCACGATGGTGGCGAATGCAGACAAACTGAAGGAGCAGTTGGCCCACATGAACGAGCGGGACAGCGTTCTGTTTAAGATTGCCAACGATCCACGCGTGACACGGATGGGCGCATTTTTGAGGAAGTATTCGCTGGATGAGCTGCCTCAGTTCTACAACGTTTTGCGAGGAGATATGAGCGTTGTAGGGCCACGACCGCCGATTGCGAATGAAGTGGAGCAGTATGACCTGTCGCATCTGAGGCGCCTCAACGTGCTTCCCGGCATTACGGGACTATGGCAGGTTGAAGCACGGCAAGACCCGTCGTTTGACAGCTATATCTCGCTGGATACCGCATATGTGGAAAATTGGAGCCTATGGCTCGATATGAAGATACTTGCCCGAACCATTGGAGTGGTCTTCAGCGGCACTGGAAGCTAA
- a CDS encoding cupin domain-containing protein → MTTSQADGNMIDTFASFDLPGEISASERKKPWPTGHYAKTLFKKEDFRAVLITMEPGSKMKEHHADGTISVQVLKGRIHFIAQGNTHDLRAGTLITLGASIKHEVEAVEDSAFLLTISWPDEEKLKAMKHRGYGS, encoded by the coding sequence ATGACCACCTCACAAGCTGACGGCAACATGATCGACACCTTTGCCAGCTTCGACCTTCCCGGTGAAATATCCGCCTCCGAGCGCAAGAAGCCATGGCCGACAGGCCACTATGCCAAGACACTCTTCAAGAAGGAAGACTTCAGGGCAGTCCTCATCACGATGGAGCCCGGCTCAAAGATGAAGGAGCACCACGCCGACGGCACCATCTCCGTACAGGTACTCAAAGGACGCATCCACTTCATCGCCCAGGGAAACACCCACGACCTGCGTGCCGGAACCCTCATCACCCTTGGCGCGTCCATTAAACACGAGGTCGAGGCAGTGGAGGACTCCGCCTTTCTTCTCACCATCTCCTGGCCCGATGAAGAAAAGCTGAAGGCGATGAAGCATCGAGGCTACGGCAGTTGA
- a CDS encoding sigma-70 family RNA polymerase sigma factor, translated as MSFDLSFEQVVRENQAMVFRTLYRLTGSREHIEDLAQEVFLRLYKALPNFRGESLVATYIYRIAVNVAQNEWKRRKRSDRPLVSISEEKSTWEDRLEHPDQNAEQQMEEHELRLRVEGQLQELSAVERSVLVLYHQEERSYEQIALALNMPIGTIRTHLHRGRKKLRERLQEMQGAERRTPCPVKS; from the coding sequence GTGAGCTTCGATCTCAGCTTCGAGCAGGTAGTGCGCGAGAACCAGGCGATGGTCTTCCGTACGCTTTATCGGCTGACAGGAAGCCGCGAGCATATTGAAGACCTGGCGCAGGAGGTCTTTCTGCGACTGTACAAGGCGCTTCCAAATTTCCGCGGCGAGTCGCTGGTCGCGACGTATATCTACCGCATTGCCGTCAACGTCGCACAAAATGAGTGGAAGCGGAGGAAGCGCTCGGACCGGCCGCTGGTCTCGATCTCCGAGGAGAAGAGTACCTGGGAAGACCGGCTCGAACATCCTGACCAGAATGCAGAGCAGCAGATGGAAGAGCATGAGCTTCGTCTAAGAGTTGAGGGGCAGTTGCAGGAGCTAAGCGCCGTGGAGCGGAGTGTTCTGGTTCTCTATCACCAGGAGGAGCGGAGTTATGAGCAGATTGCGCTGGCGCTCAATATGCCGATTGGAACGATACGAACGCATCTGCATCGCGGAAGAAAGAAACTGCGTGAGCGGCTGCAGGAGATGCAGGGAGCCGAAAGGAGGACGCCATGCCCGGTGAAGAGTTGA
- a CDS encoding dipeptidase produces MTGNTKAAVEFAQQNGVRFVEELKALLRIPSISTLPEHASDVRKTAQFVADELRRIGMENVRLIETVSAEHPAGHPLVYADWLHAGAGAVTVLCYGHYDVQPAEPLDEWKSPPFEPDERDGNLYARGAVDDKGQMWMHVKALESLFAANGGRLPVNVRVIVEGEEEVGGEGIARFVREHGDQLKADVAVVSDTEMFAPDLPTLCVGLRGMIYTEVEVRGARTDLHSGMYGGAAPNPFVALAHIIAKLKDESGRVLVPGFYDKVAKPSADELRAWKALPFDEEHYRQTEVGSGELTGEPGYSVLERTWARPTLDVHGMPGGFIGAGAKTVIPAKAVAKISMRLVPDQTPAESFAAYKTYVESIAPRGVQVEVRLIHSGDAIVVSTDNPYVKAATGAMREVFGKETVFVRGGGSIPIVGDFVRELKIPTLLMGFGLPDDNLHAPNEKFHLANFHRGIESLVRFFSGIGKG; encoded by the coding sequence ATGACAGGTAACACAAAAGCTGCGGTTGAGTTTGCGCAGCAGAATGGCGTGCGCTTTGTAGAGGAGTTGAAGGCGCTTCTGCGTATTCCTTCGATTTCGACGTTACCCGAACATGCATCCGATGTGCGTAAAACGGCACAGTTTGTGGCGGATGAGCTTCGACGCATCGGGATGGAGAATGTGCGGCTGATTGAAACGGTATCGGCGGAGCATCCCGCGGGCCATCCACTGGTTTATGCCGATTGGCTGCACGCAGGCGCTGGGGCGGTGACGGTCCTTTGCTATGGACATTATGATGTGCAGCCGGCGGAGCCGCTCGATGAGTGGAAGTCTCCGCCGTTTGAACCTGATGAGCGAGATGGCAACTTGTATGCGCGTGGGGCGGTAGACGACAAAGGCCAGATGTGGATGCATGTCAAGGCGCTGGAGTCGCTGTTTGCCGCGAATGGCGGAAGGCTCCCAGTCAACGTGCGCGTGATTGTTGAAGGCGAGGAGGAGGTTGGGGGCGAGGGAATCGCGCGATTCGTACGCGAACATGGCGACCAGTTGAAGGCCGATGTCGCAGTCGTGAGTGACACGGAGATGTTTGCGCCGGATCTGCCTACGCTTTGTGTCGGACTGCGTGGGATGATCTACACCGAGGTCGAGGTTCGAGGAGCGCGCACCGATCTGCATTCGGGAATGTATGGCGGAGCCGCACCGAATCCTTTTGTTGCTCTGGCGCATATCATCGCGAAACTGAAGGACGAGAGCGGGCGCGTACTGGTGCCGGGGTTCTACGACAAAGTGGCCAAGCCGTCAGCGGACGAGTTAAGGGCATGGAAGGCGCTGCCCTTTGACGAGGAGCACTACCGCCAGACCGAGGTGGGATCGGGCGAATTGACCGGGGAGCCAGGCTATAGCGTGCTGGAACGAACATGGGCGCGGCCTACGCTGGATGTTCACGGCATGCCGGGAGGATTTATCGGGGCTGGGGCGAAGACAGTGATTCCGGCGAAGGCGGTTGCGAAGATCAGTATGCGGCTCGTCCCTGACCAGACGCCTGCGGAGAGCTTTGCTGCATATAAGACGTATGTTGAGTCGATTGCTCCGAGGGGAGTACAGGTTGAGGTGCGTTTGATCCATTCAGGAGACGCTATTGTGGTTTCTACCGACAACCCTTACGTAAAGGCTGCGACCGGTGCAATGCGCGAGGTCTTCGGCAAAGAGACTGTGTTTGTTCGTGGCGGAGGGTCGATTCCGATTGTTGGAGACTTCGTGCGAGAGCTAAAGATTCCTACACTGCTGATGGGGTTTGGGTTGCCGGATGACAACCTGCATGCCCCGAATGAGAAGTTTCACCTTGCTAACTTCCATCGCGGGATTGAATCGCTGGTGCGTTTCTTTTCGGGCATCGGCAAGGGATGA